Below is a window of Klebsiella sp. RHBSTW-00484 DNA.
ATGACGAGCGAAAATAACAGCTTACTTCTGAACCTTCAGGAGGTTGATAAGACAACCGGTGAAGTTGTTAAGCTGGATGTCAACAGCACCAGTACCGTGCAGCCAGTAGCGCTCATGAGACTCGGTCTCTTCGTCCCAACTCTGAAATCAACAGGGAAGAGCAAGGCGAACCGGAAAAACGTTACAGACGCGACTGAGGAGCTTGTACAGCTGTCCATTGCCAAAAGCGAAGGATACACTGACGTTAAGATCACCGGTTCGCGTCTTGATATGGACACGGATTTTAAAGTCTGGCTGGGGATAATTCGCTCCATGTCGGAGTATGGGGTAAAAAGTGACACCCTGGAACTGTCGTTCGTCGAATTCGTTAAGATGTGCGGATTTGACTCCCGTCGTTCAAACAAAAAAATGCGCGATCGCATCAGTAATTCCCTGTTTAAACTCGCCTCGGTTACGCTGAAGTTCCAGAGCGAGACCAAAGGATGGACCACCCATCTGGTGCAGTCAGCCTATTATGATATCAACGAGGATATCGTTGAGATCAAGGCTGAACCTAAGCTGTTTGAGCTTTACCACATGGACAGAAGGGTACTGCTGCGGCTGAAAGCCATTGACGCCCTGCAGCGCAAGGAATCAGCCCAGGCGCTTTATACCTACATCGAAAGTCTTCCCCAGAATCCTGCACCTATTTCCATGAAACGGATGCGTGACCGGCTGAATCTCACCTCAAATGTCTATACGCAGAACCACACGGTGCGTAAGGCGATGGAGCAGCTGCGGGATATTGGTTATCTGGATTACACTGAGTTTAAACGTGGCCGAGCCACCTATTTCAGCGTGCATTATCGCAACCCCAAACTCATCAGTGGTCCTGTGAAGGTTCCGCGCAAAGAGGAAGAAGAGAAGGCGCCAGAGCAAAATTATGACGAAGTCATTAAGGCGCTGAAGGCTGCTGGCATCGATCCCCTTAAACTGGCCGAAGCTCTCTCAGCGATGAAGCCAGAAAATTGACTGCGATATGCATAACATGACTGCCGGATGCCGCTAAGGACATTCCATTGACTGTGATATGCATCACGCATACCGCAGTCAATATGTGTTCTCCATCATGTCTGCCATGATCGAACAATATTGACTGTCATATGTGATTTCAGGCCGTGATACGCAGATATTGACTACGGTATGCGGGTTTAACGGCGATATTCCCAGGTCTGTGCACTGCTCCACACGTGTTAACATGCCACAGTCAATTTTTCAGTAAAGCTCTATACCCCTTACGAAAATCTCAATCGGATGCTGAGACGGTCATGTTACCTGACGGTATCCGTTCCCCTGTGTATTGCAGGTTTAGCCCGGCAGGATGAGACTGCAGCTGTCTGTATAACCCGGCGCCAGCTTCACACTGCTAAATGCGAACAGGAGACCGATGGCAGAAGGGAGTGAGCCACAGGGGTGAATGACTTTCGCAATTAACGGGATGATTCACTGAGCTTTCAGGAAACAATACACTGTGGGATGTACGGCCTGTGTCCTGTCTTGTCTGCGGTATGTCGATGCCTGCAGGCTTGCAGGTCACCGTGCAAGACCACGGCTGTTCAGTCATCCGAATGATGTCCTGGTGTGCTGGAGCAGGGAGGGGCACTGAATGCGCTCTGCTCCTGTATTTCGTATTAGCGGAATACAGGACGTCATGCCAGGGCCGTCAATCTCAGCCGGCCGGGGGCAGGGAGCGAAGGATCTCCGCGGCATCTCGCCCATCACCGGTAAAGGGAACGGCCAAGGTGGCAGCCATGTCCAGCGCAAATACCCGGGTATAGACTTCCATCGAGCGCGGATCCTTATGCCCGGCCAGTGCCTGGATGACCTTCCTGGGCTGCCGGTGATAAAGCATGTGCATAATATAGCTGTGACGGAAAGTATGCGGCGTCACGGGGATCGAAAAATGCACGCCGTCAGCTTCAGCCCGCTTCACCGCCTGTTTCAGCCAGTTGCGCATTGTCTCATCCGTGACCGGCCATAACGGCTCACGCCGGCGGGGGCGGGTGGTGACCATCCAGCTTTCCATCTGACGCACAAAACTGGCATCCGTCAGCGGTACCAGACGCACTTCATCTTTTGGCGGCCGGCCACGACGTGCCCGCACTTTTTCCGACAGCACCCGAACAAAAGGGCGCAGACCATCCAGGTCGAACGATTCCGGGGTGAGCGTCCGGGCTTCACCGATACGGATCCCGGTATTCCACATGGTGGCGAACAACATGTGGTGACGCTGGTCAGGCATATACCAGAGGAGGGCGCTCACTTCCGGCGCCAGGAGGTAAGCCGGCGTGGCACCTGTTGAGGTGGCCATCCGCCGGAGTGCCACCGCGGTCGCAAAATCAACGCCCGGGGCGATCGGCAGCAGGGAGACGCGTTCTGGTGAATTCTGCAAGGGAATGATGCTGTTCATGAGTTATTTTTCACGTAGCGCACGCACTGTTTATGGATACAGGTATTTTGCACCTGACGGGCCGATCCTGCCATGACAATAAATCGCAGCGCGCGGATCCTTTTGTTGTCTTATCCCGCATTATTGCGGGTAAAACCAAATACGTAAAGGATCCTTTTTCTGCTCAGATCCTCCATGAAGCCAGTAATGACGCGGGTTGATGGCTGTTTTACGGTTTTTGGGAGAATTGGAGTAATGCCAGGATGTACATGTTAGGCAGGAAAAAGAAGAGAAGAGAGCGCTACGCGATTTCCGGCCTGGTACACCCCTGTAACCTTGCGGGATTTTGCGTAACGCTTTCATAAGTTTACAACAGAAGAGAAAAGATATTTGCTGAAAAATGAAGTCCGTAAGTTAAATAAAAAATCATGATCCGTCCGGCACTATGTACTTAGCTGTCGTTTAGGTCTTAGGTGTTTTTGCTAAATTACGATGGTATCCCTTGTCAGAGTAATCTGGCTTGTCCTGCACATCTTCAGGTGACAATTCAGTGCAATTTCAGGGGTTAATCCTTTTGTCGTCTGCAGAATCTATCTATAA
It encodes the following:
- a CDS encoding RepB family plasmid replication initiator protein; translated protein: MTSENNSLLLNLQEVDKTTGEVVKLDVNSTSTVQPVALMRLGLFVPTLKSTGKSKANRKNVTDATEELVQLSIAKSEGYTDVKITGSRLDMDTDFKVWLGIIRSMSEYGVKSDTLELSFVEFVKMCGFDSRRSNKKMRDRISNSLFKLASVTLKFQSETKGWTTHLVQSAYYDINEDIVEIKAEPKLFELYHMDRRVLLRLKAIDALQRKESAQALYTYIESLPQNPAPISMKRMRDRLNLTSNVYTQNHTVRKAMEQLRDIGYLDYTEFKRGRATYFSVHYRNPKLISGPVKVPRKEEEEKAPEQNYDEVIKALKAAGIDPLKLAEALSAMKPEN
- a CDS encoding tyrosine-type recombinase/integrase; the protein is MNSIIPLQNSPERVSLLPIAPGVDFATAVALRRMATSTGATPAYLLAPEVSALLWYMPDQRHHMLFATMWNTGIRIGEARTLTPESFDLDGLRPFVRVLSEKVRARRGRPPKDEVRLVPLTDASFVRQMESWMVTTRPRRREPLWPVTDETMRNWLKQAVKRAEADGVHFSIPVTPHTFRHSYIMHMLYHRQPRKVIQALAGHKDPRSMEVYTRVFALDMAATLAVPFTGDGRDAAEILRSLPPAG